One Pseudodesulfovibrio senegalensis DNA segment encodes these proteins:
- a CDS encoding substrate-binding periplasmic protein yields MHPFGPARCQLLLALAATCFLIAGPAIAKDDSMVMAIPAKGWPPYIIAEKTPRGIMVDVMRQIAATANLEIQFINYPDKRALMRLCDGTVDAYPKSRDWVTDPADYLWTDPVLNSQDVLIFRKGKTWDFSQPHERNEKRIGCVFGYRYPKLEPFFASQKLKRANAPNSKAMLLMLARGRTEAAVANKNVALWLMGTTFELNRNDFEFSEKPLGTAPYAFAFSRTKRWERFIALFNSELAAMKKDGRFQAILEKYR; encoded by the coding sequence ATGCACCCTTTCGGGCCGGCCCGCTGCCAGCTCCTGCTGGCGCTCGCTGCAACCTGTTTCCTCATTGCCGGTCCGGCCATTGCCAAAGACGATTCCATGGTCATGGCCATTCCCGCCAAAGGCTGGCCTCCATACATCATTGCCGAAAAAACACCGCGGGGAATAATGGTTGACGTCATGCGTCAAATCGCGGCTACGGCCAATCTCGAAATCCAATTCATCAACTACCCCGACAAAAGAGCCCTGATGCGCCTGTGTGACGGCACTGTGGATGCCTATCCCAAGTCCAGGGACTGGGTCACCGATCCCGCCGATTACCTGTGGACTGACCCGGTGCTGAACTCGCAGGATGTACTGATCTTTCGAAAAGGCAAGACATGGGACTTCAGCCAGCCGCACGAACGCAACGAAAAAAGAATCGGATGCGTTTTCGGGTACCGCTATCCGAAGCTGGAACCGTTCTTTGCGTCGCAAAAGCTCAAACGGGCCAATGCACCCAACTCCAAGGCGATGCTGCTCATGCTTGCCCGCGGACGCACAGAAGCCGCAGTGGCCAACAAAAACGTGGCGCTCTGGCTGATGGGAACCACGTTCGAACTGAATAGAAATGATTTTGAATTTTCGGAAAAACCGCTGGGCACGGCGCCATACGCTTTCGCATTCTCGCGTACAAAGAGATGGGAACGGTTCATTGCCCTCTTCAACAGTGAGCTGGCCGCAATGAAAAAGGATGGCCGTTTCCAGGCCATCCTTGAAAAATACCGTTGA
- a CDS encoding bifunctional aspartate transaminase/aspartate 4-decarboxylase, which yields MSERTSPISRFMNRRAQETKDGELSRRDFLRMAAVFGLSISMAGNMLGLSPTEAEAAVDFDWDKLAEESPFEIKNLLIELAQKDCGAGCNYINAGRGNPNFLNTTARKGLSLFMLFAAEAAEKDSKQTDVGFRRSKAGLAAELDAFLKKHADEPGAAFLKKAMDHVETGLGMDQDTAVFQLVDAIQGDFYPDPPRILPVTEAAVNQYVSKIVFQNQKHAKYKLFATEGATGAMIYLFNSLKENFVLKENDTVAIVTPIFSPYLELPVLRDYGLKTVNLHYERGKPWAEDGPELQTLAKSEVKALYLVNPTNPTSMSLDKQTVMRIAKTVQTKNPNLVVISDTVYASFVDEFHTLCSYIPDNCLGVYSYSKYFGVTGWRLGVVMISENCIVNNIIARLSKTEKKQLAERYTATSTDPATLTFMQRLEMDSRQVALAHTGGLSCPQQVAMVLFSLFELADTENVYKGKIMGILKKRWDALFTGLKQKAPDGPDLTRYYALLNVQDLAEQYHGKDFAASLPKDHHYLEFTFDLARREHVVCLPGAGFAGPEWSARVALANIGEQDCTDIAAAMRSVLKYYYDEWKKKG from the coding sequence ATGTCCGAACGCACTTCACCCATTTCACGATTCATGAACAGGCGTGCACAGGAAACAAAGGACGGCGAACTGAGCCGCCGGGATTTCCTGCGCATGGCCGCTGTTTTCGGCCTGAGTATCTCCATGGCCGGAAACATGTTGGGCCTTTCTCCCACCGAAGCCGAGGCAGCCGTCGACTTTGATTGGGACAAGCTGGCCGAAGAAAGCCCGTTCGAAATCAAAAACCTGCTCATCGAACTGGCACAAAAGGATTGCGGGGCGGGCTGCAACTACATCAACGCCGGACGCGGCAACCCGAATTTCCTGAACACCACGGCACGCAAAGGGCTTTCCCTGTTCATGCTCTTTGCGGCTGAAGCCGCGGAAAAAGACTCGAAACAGACGGACGTGGGCTTTCGCCGCAGCAAGGCCGGTCTGGCCGCGGAACTGGACGCCTTTCTCAAAAAACACGCCGACGAACCGGGCGCGGCTTTTTTGAAAAAAGCCATGGACCATGTGGAGACCGGGCTGGGCATGGACCAGGACACCGCCGTGTTCCAGCTTGTGGACGCCATACAGGGAGACTTCTACCCGGACCCGCCGCGCATCCTGCCCGTGACCGAAGCAGCCGTGAACCAGTATGTTTCCAAAATCGTCTTCCAAAACCAGAAGCATGCCAAATACAAGCTCTTTGCCACGGAAGGCGCCACCGGGGCCATGATCTACCTGTTCAACTCCCTCAAGGAAAATTTCGTACTCAAGGAAAACGACACGGTGGCCATCGTCACCCCGATCTTCTCGCCCTATCTGGAACTGCCGGTACTGCGCGACTACGGCCTCAAGACCGTGAACCTGCACTATGAGCGCGGCAAGCCGTGGGCCGAGGACGGCCCGGAGCTGCAGACCCTTGCCAAATCCGAGGTCAAGGCGCTCTATCTGGTCAACCCCACCAACCCCACGTCCATGTCGCTGGACAAACAGACCGTGATGCGTATTGCCAAGACGGTGCAGACCAAAAATCCGAATCTGGTGGTCATTTCCGACACGGTCTACGCCAGCTTCGTGGACGAATTCCACACTTTGTGCAGCTACATCCCGGACAATTGTCTGGGCGTGTATTCCTACTCCAAGTACTTCGGCGTCACAGGCTGGCGTCTGGGCGTGGTCATGATCAGCGAAAACTGCATCGTGAACAATATCATCGCCAGACTCTCCAAAACCGAAAAGAAACAGCTGGCCGAACGCTACACCGCCACCAGCACAGACCCGGCCACCCTGACCTTCATGCAACGGCTGGAAATGGACAGCCGTCAGGTGGCGCTGGCACACACGGGCGGATTGTCCTGCCCGCAGCAGGTGGCCATGGTGCTCTTCTCGCTCTTTGAACTGGCCGACACCGAAAACGTGTACAAGGGCAAGATCATGGGCATCCTCAAAAAACGCTGGGACGCCCTGTTCACGGGCCTGAAGCAAAAAGCCCCGGACGGGCCGGACCTGACGCGCTACTATGCCCTGCTCAATGTGCAGGACCTTGCCGAACAGTACCATGGCAAGGACTTTGCCGCGTCCCTGCCCAAGGACCATCACTATCTGGAATTCACCTTCGACCTTGCCCGGCGCGAACACGTTGTCTGCCTGCCCGGGGCCGGATTCGCAGGCCCGGAATGGTCCGCCCGCGTGGCCTTGGCCAACATCGGCGAACAGGACTGCACGGACATTGCCGCAGCCATGCGCTCCGTACTCAAATACTATTACGATGAATGGAAAAAGAAAGGCTGA
- a CDS encoding YMGG-like glycine zipper-containing protein — translation MKKIITLLVLAAFLGTGYGCANKAQQGAGIGALAGATIGALTFKNKLSGAAIGAGVGLLMGYIVGNEWDKHDESQIQNTLETGRSDQAHAWTNPDTGKSYTATPSAPYMQENRVYRDVVISENGPNGEKVMAKAYRDENGEWRLKQ, via the coding sequence ATGAAAAAAATCATAACACTTCTTGTGTTGGCAGCATTCTTGGGTACGGGATACGGTTGCGCCAACAAGGCCCAGCAGGGAGCCGGGATCGGTGCCCTGGCCGGTGCCACAATCGGCGCGCTCACGTTCAAGAACAAACTTTCCGGTGCGGCCATCGGCGCCGGCGTGGGGCTGCTCATGGGCTACATCGTGGGCAACGAATGGGACAAGCATGACGAATCCCAGATCCAGAACACGCTGGAAACCGGCCGCTCGGATCAGGCCCATGCCTGGACCAACCCGGACACGGGCAAAAGCTACACGGCAACGCCTTCCGCCCCCTACATGCAGGAAAACCGGGTGTATCGCGACGTGGTCATCTCGGAGAACGGTCCCAACGGAGAAAAGGTCATGGCCAAGGCCTACAGGGATGAAAACGGGGAATGGCGACTCAAACAATAA
- the typA gene encoding translational GTPase TypA, translated as MKELARNQKLRNIAIIAHVDHGKTTLVDAMFKQSGLFREGQEVDDRIMDSMDLERERGITIAAKNCSVIWKDIKINIIDTPGHADFGGEVERSLSMADGAILLVDASEGPLPQTRFVLKKALDQGLTLAVIINKVDRQDARPDEVLDEIYDLFIDLDASEEQLDFPLLYAIGRDGIAMTSPDERGENLHILLDMIVDKIPGPAHDENEPFQMLVSDLSYSDYVGRLAIGKVYHGSVRDHDSLVCIGEDNEPRQLKVTKLQTYDGLTMVPATSADPGDIVVLAGIEDVKIGDTICNKEEPKALPRITVDEPTVSMKFSINTSPLAGTEGKLVQGTKIRERLHRETLLNVAIQVEDTENREAFLVKGRGEFQMAILVETMRREGFEIAVGRPEVIYKNEGGKKLEPIEHLYVDCDEAFMGVVTEKLSARKARMTNMTNHGTGRVRIEFSVPSRSLIGYRDEFLTDTKGTGIMNSYLEGYGEYRGEFPSRYTGSIVADRAGKGVAYGIFNLEPRGQMFIVPGDPLYEGMIVGEHNRDNDINVNPSKEKKLTNMRASGKDEAVILTPVKPMTLERALNFIRDDELVEVTPKSIRLRKVELSAQKRHRMEGKKKKNA; from the coding sequence ATGAAAGAATTGGCCCGCAATCAAAAACTCAGAAACATTGCCATCATAGCCCACGTCGACCATGGAAAAACCACGCTGGTGGACGCCATGTTCAAACAGTCCGGCCTGTTCCGCGAAGGACAGGAAGTGGACGACCGCATCATGGATTCCATGGACCTCGAACGCGAGCGCGGCATCACCATCGCGGCCAAGAACTGCTCGGTGATATGGAAAGACATCAAGATCAATATCATCGACACGCCGGGTCACGCCGACTTCGGCGGCGAGGTTGAGCGTTCCCTGTCCATGGCGGACGGAGCGATCCTGCTGGTGGACGCTTCCGAAGGTCCCCTGCCCCAGACCCGCTTCGTGCTCAAGAAGGCACTGGACCAGGGCCTGACCCTGGCCGTGATCATCAACAAGGTGGACCGTCAGGACGCGCGCCCGGACGAGGTGCTCGACGAAATATACGACCTGTTCATCGATCTGGACGCCTCCGAAGAACAGCTCGACTTCCCGCTGCTCTACGCCATCGGCCGCGACGGCATCGCCATGACGTCCCCGGACGAACGCGGCGAAAACCTGCACATCCTGCTGGACATGATCGTGGACAAGATCCCCGGTCCCGCCCATGACGAGAATGAGCCGTTCCAGATGCTGGTCTCGGACCTGAGCTATTCCGACTACGTGGGCCGTCTGGCCATCGGCAAGGTGTATCACGGCTCGGTCAGGGACCACGATTCGCTGGTGTGCATCGGCGAGGACAACGAACCCCGCCAGCTCAAGGTCACCAAGCTTCAGACCTACGACGGCCTGACCATGGTTCCGGCCACTTCCGCCGATCCCGGCGACATCGTTGTGCTGGCAGGCATCGAGGACGTCAAGATCGGCGACACCATCTGCAACAAGGAAGAACCCAAGGCCCTGCCGCGCATCACCGTGGACGAACCTACGGTCTCCATGAAATTTTCCATCAACACCTCGCCCCTTGCAGGCACCGAAGGCAAGCTGGTGCAGGGAACCAAAATCCGTGAACGCCTGCACCGCGAGACCCTGCTCAACGTGGCCATTCAGGTAGAAGACACGGAAAACCGCGAGGCGTTTCTGGTCAAAGGACGCGGCGAATTCCAGATGGCCATTCTCGTGGAAACCATGCGCCGTGAAGGATTTGAAATCGCTGTCGGCCGTCCCGAGGTCATCTACAAGAACGAAGGCGGCAAAAAGCTCGAACCCATCGAACACCTCTACGTGGATTGCGACGAGGCGTTCATGGGCGTGGTCACGGAAAAGCTCTCGGCCCGCAAGGCCCGCATGACCAACATGACCAACCACGGCACCGGCCGCGTGCGCATCGAGTTCTCGGTACCCTCCCGCTCGCTCATCGGCTACCGCGACGAGTTCCTGACCGACACCAAGGGAACCGGCATCATGAACTCCTACCTCGAGGGATACGGCGAATACCGGGGCGAATTCCCGTCCCGCTACACCGGCTCCATCGTGGCGGACCGCGCAGGCAAGGGTGTTGCCTACGGCATCTTCAACCTCGAACCGCGCGGCCAGATGTTCATCGTGCCCGGCGACCCCCTGTATGAAGGCATGATCGTGGGCGAGCACAACCGCGACAACGACATCAACGTCAATCCGAGCAAGGAAAAGAAGCTCACCAACATGCGCGCCTCCGGCAAGGACGAGGCCGTCATCCTCACGCCGGTCAAGCCCATGACTCTGGAGCGCGCCCTGAACTTCATCCGCGATGACGAACTCGTGGAAGTCACGCCCAAGTCCATCCGCCTGCGCAAGGTGGAACTTTCCGCCCAAAAACGGCACCGCATGGAAGGCAAGAAGAAAAAGAACGCGTAA
- the aspA gene encoding aspartate ammonia-lyase, which translates to MGNECRLERDCVGELEVPGDAYYGCQTLRAMNNYHITGIPISHYPRLLVALAYIKMAAAQANASLGLLDETIARAICRACEEIVDGKLHDHFVVDVIQGGAGTSTNMNANEVIANRALEIMGHEKGCYDVISPNTHVNMSQSTNDVYPTALRIALILEIRELIDAVVYLREAFEAKGVEFADIIKMGRTQLQDAVPMTLGQEFQAWAVMVGEDEHRLMEAQGLVHEINMGATAIGTGLNAHPDYARAVTEKLVELTTLPLVLSPNLVEATQDTGAYVQLSGVLKRLTVKLSKICNDLRLLSSGPRCGLNEINLPPMAPGSSIMPGKVNPVIPEVVNQVAFKVIGNDLTVTMAAEGGQLELNVMEPVLGQSLFESINILRRGCLTLADKCVRGITANADRCRELVENSIGLVTALNPYIGYERSTEIAKAAIESGRSVYDIVLEKGYLTSEELEDILKPENMTQPRFFHR; encoded by the coding sequence ATGGGCAATGAATGCCGTTTGGAGCGGGATTGCGTTGGTGAACTGGAAGTGCCCGGTGATGCCTATTACGGCTGCCAGACGCTGCGGGCCATGAACAATTATCACATCACCGGGATTCCCATATCCCATTATCCGCGTCTGCTGGTCGCATTGGCCTACATCAAGATGGCCGCGGCGCAGGCCAATGCATCGCTCGGTCTGCTGGATGAGACAATAGCCCGGGCAATATGCCGGGCCTGCGAAGAGATCGTGGATGGCAAGCTCCACGACCATTTCGTTGTGGACGTGATTCAGGGGGGAGCCGGAACCTCCACAAACATGAACGCCAACGAGGTCATTGCCAACCGTGCGCTGGAGATCATGGGCCATGAAAAAGGCTGTTATGATGTCATTTCACCCAACACGCACGTGAATATGTCTCAATCCACCAACGACGTGTATCCCACGGCCTTGCGCATCGCCCTGATTCTGGAGATTCGCGAACTGATCGATGCGGTGGTCTATCTGCGCGAAGCATTTGAGGCCAAAGGGGTTGAATTTGCGGACATCATCAAGATGGGTCGCACCCAGCTGCAGGACGCCGTGCCCATGACTCTCGGTCAGGAGTTTCAGGCATGGGCGGTGATGGTGGGCGAGGACGAGCACCGTCTCATGGAGGCGCAGGGGCTTGTTCACGAAATCAACATGGGAGCAACGGCCATCGGCACCGGGTTGAATGCTCATCCGGACTATGCTCGCGCCGTGACCGAAAAGCTGGTGGAGCTGACCACGCTGCCGCTGGTGTTGTCTCCCAACCTTGTGGAGGCCACGCAGGACACCGGTGCCTATGTACAGCTTTCGGGTGTGCTCAAGCGCTTGACCGTGAAGTTGTCGAAGATATGCAACGATTTGCGCCTGCTTTCCAGCGGACCGCGTTGCGGGCTGAACGAAATCAATCTGCCGCCCATGGCTCCGGGCTCGTCCATCATGCCGGGCAAGGTCAATCCGGTGATTCCCGAGGTGGTCAATCAGGTGGCATTCAAGGTCATCGGCAACGATCTGACCGTGACCATGGCTGCGGAGGGCGGGCAGCTGGAGCTCAACGTCATGGAGCCCGTGTTGGGGCAGAGCCTGTTCGAATCCATAAACATCCTGCGGCGTGGCTGCCTGACCCTTGCAGACAAATGCGTGCGCGGCATTACCGCCAATGCCGACCGCTGTCGTGAACTGGTGGAAAATTCCATCGGGCTGGTCACGGCGCTTAATCCGTACATCGGTTATGAGCGATCCACGGAAATAGCCAAGGCCGCCATCGAAAGCGGCCGTTCGGTCTATGACATCGTGCTTGAGAAGGGGTATCTGACCAGCGAAGAATTGGAGGACATCCTCAAACCGGAGAACATGACCCAGCCGAGGTTTTTCCATCGCTGA
- a CDS encoding 4Fe-4S dicluster domain-containing protein has protein sequence MPLIKQSTKDFWRKGRESGLGFWQILHGYVYGRWAYHYIGMAHDKHKWLQILVAPILLLYNRHAPFRPGKKGYDVPLDKRLTFADTYHGKAVPLEEAIKLVHLDRPVDTELPEQVVPYSRARRLVLESKARIVVMDCPCRTTAKNPCLPLDVCLIIGDPMASFVLEHHPDKSREIDANEAESILKACNARGNVTHAFFKDVIMGRFYALCNCCSCCCGAMKAQRAGCTMLCSSGYLAAVDEETCVGCGQCVQYCQFKAITIRERTAVIRENRCMGCGVCVSKCPKDALSLNLAPEKGAPLKVDELA, from the coding sequence ATGCCGCTGATCAAGCAATCCACCAAAGACTTCTGGCGCAAGGGACGGGAATCCGGTCTGGGCTTCTGGCAAATTCTGCACGGCTACGTTTATGGACGCTGGGCATACCACTACATCGGCATGGCCCACGACAAACACAAGTGGCTGCAAATCCTCGTGGCACCCATTCTGCTGCTCTACAACCGGCACGCCCCGTTCCGGCCCGGCAAGAAGGGCTATGACGTGCCGTTGGACAAGCGCTTGACCTTTGCGGACACATACCACGGCAAGGCCGTGCCGCTGGAGGAAGCGATCAAACTGGTGCATCTGGATCGTCCGGTGGACACGGAGCTGCCCGAACAGGTGGTGCCCTACTCCCGGGCGCGCAGGCTGGTGCTCGAAAGCAAGGCGCGCATCGTGGTCATGGACTGCCCCTGCCGCACCACGGCGAAAAATCCCTGCCTGCCGCTGGACGTGTGTCTGATCATCGGCGATCCCATGGCCTCCTTCGTGCTGGAACACCATCCGGACAAATCCCGCGAAATCGACGCAAATGAGGCCGAAAGCATACTCAAGGCCTGCAATGCGCGCGGCAACGTGACGCACGCCTTTTTCAAGGACGTGATCATGGGCCGATTCTATGCCCTGTGCAACTGCTGCTCGTGCTGTTGCGGCGCCATGAAGGCCCAGCGGGCCGGTTGCACCATGCTCTGTTCTTCCGGATATCTGGCCGCAGTGGATGAAGAGACCTGCGTGGGTTGCGGCCAATGTGTGCAGTATTGCCAGTTCAAGGCCATTACCATCCGCGAACGCACGGCGGTCATCCGCGAAAACCGCTGCATGGGCTGCGGCGTGTGCGTCAGCAAATGTCCCAAGGATGCACTCTCGCTCAATCTGGCACCGGAAAAAGGCGCCCCCCTGAAGGTGGACGAACTGGCCTGA
- a CDS encoding aromatic amino acid transport family protein yields the protein MTALMVTGNMVGAGILALPVNLGPSGLYPAIAGTVCMWLLMTTTAMIYSRQKALVEGEGADLPTFFGCELGRTGKWISVVANMVILYGLLTAYLAGVGSIVVNLFDLSIPEWAALLAYFIPATLLTSFGAEVMRRGNTLLMLCMWGAFAVLVALTVPHMSFARASMHDWGFFPSALPVLLTAFHFHNIIPTICRTLKQDRAAITKTIWIGTSLGLCMNIVWIVVVVCALPMSGSGANIINAFEANQPATVPLARVIGGSTFMDVALLFSIVAMTTSFMANGIALLSFIGDLASPLAGRLRNVVVWPAAFLPPLFVGIVYPDIFLSALDVAGGVGINILFGILPGVLLIKYANGRAMHRWFGMVLVALFSIVLVIELGQEMGLLHISPDVEYWTAKY from the coding sequence ATGACGGCATTGATGGTGACGGGCAACATGGTCGGCGCGGGGATTCTCGCCCTGCCGGTGAACTTGGGGCCGTCCGGGCTGTATCCTGCAATAGCGGGCACGGTGTGCATGTGGCTGCTCATGACCACCACGGCCATGATTTATTCGCGCCAGAAGGCCCTTGTGGAAGGCGAAGGAGCGGATTTGCCCACGTTTTTCGGTTGCGAACTGGGCAGAACCGGCAAATGGATCAGCGTTGTCGCCAACATGGTCATTTTGTATGGATTGCTGACCGCCTATTTGGCTGGCGTGGGGTCCATCGTGGTCAACCTGTTCGACCTGTCCATCCCCGAATGGGCGGCTTTGCTTGCGTATTTCATTCCCGCGACCCTGCTGACGTCGTTCGGCGCGGAGGTCATGCGCCGGGGCAACACACTTTTGATGCTGTGCATGTGGGGCGCGTTTGCGGTTCTTGTTGCCTTGACCGTGCCGCACATGAGTTTTGCACGGGCTTCCATGCATGATTGGGGCTTTTTCCCGTCTGCGTTGCCCGTGCTGCTTACGGCTTTTCATTTTCACAATATCATTCCCACCATCTGCCGCACCTTGAAGCAGGATCGTGCGGCAATAACAAAAACCATCTGGATCGGCACGAGTCTCGGCCTGTGCATGAATATCGTCTGGATCGTGGTGGTCGTTTGCGCGTTGCCCATGAGCGGGTCCGGTGCCAACATCATCAATGCCTTTGAGGCCAACCAACCCGCAACGGTGCCGCTGGCCCGCGTCATCGGCGGTTCGACGTTCATGGATGTGGCGCTGCTCTTTTCCATTGTGGCAATGACTACGTCGTTCATGGCCAACGGCATTGCCCTGTTGAGTTTCATCGGCGACCTTGCCAGCCCGTTGGCGGGCCGGTTGCGCAACGTCGTTGTTTGGCCTGCGGCATTCCTGCCGCCGCTTTTCGTGGGCATTGTCTACCCGGATATCTTTCTTTCCGCTCTCGATGTCGCCGGGGGCGTCGGCATCAACATTCTTTTCGGCATTTTACCCGGCGTGCTTTTGATCAAGTATGCCAACGGCCGTGCCATGCACCGCTGGTTCGGCATGGTGCTGGTGGCGTTGTTTTCCATTGTTCTTGTCATCGAGCTGGGGCAGGAGATGGGCCTGTTGCACATTTCCCCGGATGTGGAGTACTGGACCGCAAAATATTAG
- a CDS encoding YidH family protein, translating into MTEHEQQLDLTVELARERTRLANRRTFLAWARTALAVMTFGFLLEKVDAFLGTAHVSAQDLRDLQGLGLAGFIVGPLMLLTAGYRHVRLELSLGGNGWSFLLVPELVLFVAVVGAALFISFS; encoded by the coding sequence ATGACAGAGCATGAACAGCAACTGGATTTGACCGTGGAATTGGCGCGGGAGCGCACCCGGCTTGCCAACCGCAGGACTTTTCTGGCCTGGGCGCGCACTGCGCTGGCTGTCATGACCTTTGGGTTCCTGCTGGAGAAGGTGGACGCGTTTTTGGGCACGGCACATGTTTCCGCGCAGGATTTGCGCGATTTGCAGGGGCTTGGATTGGCCGGGTTCATTGTCGGCCCGCTCATGCTGCTCACCGCGGGCTATCGCCATGTACGGCTGGAGTTGTCCCTTGGCGGAAACGGCTGGTCCTTTCTGCTGGTTCCTGAACTGGTCCTGTTCGTGGCCGTAGTGGGAGCGGCCCTGTTCATCAGTTTTTCCTGA
- a CDS encoding septal ring lytic transglycosylase RlpA family protein produces MHRISLIIALLAIVLMSGCSVMNKVNPFPQHIYSSAPSTSGSDSATRAYAPKTKPYRVMGVTYYPLKSARGYDEVGMASWYGSDFHGKKTATGERYNMYGLSAAHKTLPLGTKVRVTNLSNGRSVYLTINDRGPFVRGRIIDLSYGAARKLGSVNQGVIRVRITAVGSSPAPRTSTTVVATRADRFHVRVGAFANRDNAAKMYRQLRAAGYEQSRISIVNSNGRRLHVVQAGTYASREQARRVLDRLKRMFPSSYITT; encoded by the coding sequence ATGCACCGCATCAGTTTGATCATAGCTTTGCTGGCCATCGTGCTCATGTCCGGTTGTTCGGTCATGAACAAGGTCAACCCTTTCCCGCAGCATATTTATTCTTCTGCTCCGTCCACATCGGGCAGCGATTCTGCCACCCGGGCTTATGCGCCCAAGACCAAGCCGTATCGCGTGATGGGCGTGACGTATTACCCGCTCAAGTCTGCCAGGGGCTACGATGAAGTGGGCATGGCGTCCTGGTACGGCAGCGATTTTCATGGCAAGAAGACCGCAACCGGCGAGCGGTACAACATGTACGGCCTGAGTGCTGCACACAAGACCCTGCCGTTGGGCACCAAGGTTCGCGTGACCAATCTTTCCAACGGCCGCAGCGTATACCTGACCATCAACGACCGCGGCCCGTTCGTGCGCGGCCGGATAATCGACCTTTCCTATGGCGCGGCGCGCAAGCTCGGTTCCGTGAACCAGGGCGTAATTCGTGTGCGCATCACTGCCGTGGGCTCCTCGCCCGCTCCCCGCACATCCACCACAGTGGTTGCTACCCGTGCGGATCGTTTTCATGTCCGCGTGGGAGCATTTGCCAATCGTGACAACGCGGCCAAGATGTACCGTCAACTCAGGGCGGCAGGATATGAACAATCGCGCATCAGCATCGTCAACAGCAACGGTCGCAGGCTGCATGTGGTCCAGGCCGGCACCTATGCCAGCCGGGAGCAGGCTCGCCGCGTCCTTGACAGGCTCAAGAGGATGTTCCCCTCCAGCTACATAACCACCTAG